One window of the Petroclostridium xylanilyticum genome contains the following:
- a CDS encoding MerR family DNA-binding transcriptional regulator, with product MKYYTIHEFSKLVGKTPQTLRNWDKKGLLIPHHTGANGYRYYSHDQLKQVLNIKKDRLLRFGFELVEYISNLYGCEIEVIDSTEKTEQQELVEDLVQIITVFSCKLQGKRANKARKMIEELTEDDKDN from the coding sequence GTGAAGTATTATACTATACATGAGTTTTCTAAATTAGTTGGAAAAACTCCTCAAACATTAAGAAACTGGGACAAAAAAGGATTACTTATTCCACATCATACAGGTGCTAATGGATATAGATATTATTCGCATGACCAATTAAAACAAGTATTAAATATTAAAAAAGATAGATTGTTAAGATTTGGTTTTGAATTGGTGGAATATATATCTAATCTGTATGGATGTGAAATTGAAGTAATAGATAGTACAGAAAAAACTGAACAACAAGAACTTGTTGAAGATTTAGTGCAAATAATAACTGTATTTTCTTGTAAACTTCAAGGTAAAAGAGCAAACAAAGCACGTAAAATGATTGAGGAGTTGACCGAAGATGATAAAGACAATTAG
- a CDS encoding ATP-binding protein yields MRDHYEKLLKQAHHSLSRITIYRNIMQDEAVRVFSQLINELSSANPIYENLIEKYHLLSSQLISLYGMNNRIVGDLWQHHIVNLIINDENIFSLTCERGNIQNIPEPILTVVQYDLKYMQLLFNINGRILQEALKDKTSIEVWPSWEISTDTKLQLSIGTILLNSESWENTLEELAHYYSENGCGIFNKFKAFRWIKKGHFGSLMGISSPDPVRFANLIGYERERSSVIENTLQFIHGFPANNVLLYGDRGTGKSSTVKALLNEYSSKGLRLIEVSKYHLNDLPEILEILQNRGLKFIIFVDDLSFESDESQYRELKSILEGGIEIRPQNVLIYATSNRRHLIKEYFSERSTSDEISSQDTLQEKLSLADRFGITVTFISPDQERYLKIVEELARQRNLEIDKDVLRNSALKWEIKHNGRTPRTARQFIDHLEGQLKLQDVKNALR; encoded by the coding sequence ATGAGGGACCACTATGAGAAATTATTAAAACAGGCTCACCATTCTCTTTCGAGAATAACGATATACAGAAATATTATGCAGGATGAAGCAGTTAGGGTATTTTCCCAACTCATTAATGAATTAAGCAGTGCAAATCCTATTTATGAAAATCTTATTGAAAAATATCATCTTCTTTCATCACAATTAATAAGCCTTTATGGAATGAATAACCGGATTGTAGGAGACTTATGGCAGCATCATATTGTAAATCTTATTATAAATGATGAAAACATCTTTAGCCTGACCTGCGAAAGAGGTAATATTCAAAATATCCCTGAACCTATTCTTACTGTCGTGCAATATGATCTTAAGTATATGCAGCTGCTATTTAATATTAATGGCAGAATACTTCAGGAAGCACTAAAAGATAAAACTTCTATAGAAGTCTGGCCCTCCTGGGAAATTAGTACTGATACCAAACTGCAGCTATCTATAGGAACTATTCTTTTAAATTCTGAAAGTTGGGAAAATACATTAGAAGAGCTGGCACATTACTATTCAGAAAACGGGTGTGGTATCTTTAACAAATTTAAAGCTTTCCGGTGGATTAAAAAGGGTCATTTTGGCTCTCTTATGGGAATAAGCAGTCCGGACCCGGTCAGGTTTGCTAATTTAATCGGATATGAACGGGAGCGCTCCAGCGTGATAGAAAATACACTGCAATTTATTCACGGGTTTCCGGCAAACAATGTTCTCCTCTACGGAGATAGAGGGACAGGTAAATCATCTACAGTAAAAGCATTATTAAATGAGTATTCATCTAAAGGATTGAGGCTTATAGAAGTATCAAAATATCATCTCAATGACCTGCCGGAAATTTTGGAGATACTTCAAAATCGAGGATTAAAATTTATTATCTTTGTAGATGATCTGTCTTTCGAAAGTGACGAAAGCCAATACCGTGAACTGAAATCAATCCTGGAGGGCGGAATAGAAATCAGGCCTCAAAATGTTTTGATATATGCAACCTCTAACCGACGACATCTAATAAAAGAATATTTTAGTGAACGATCCACCAGCGATGAGATTAGCAGCCAGGATACTTTACAGGAAAAACTATCGCTAGCCGACAGATTTGGGATTACAGTCACATTTATTTCTCCTGACCAGGAAAGATATTTAAAAATAGTAGAAGAACTAGCCAGACAGCGCAACCTGGAAATTGATAAAGATGTATTACGGAATTCAGCACTAAAATGGGAAATAAAGCATAATGGACGGACACCCCGGACAGCCAGACAATTTATCGATCATCTGGAAGGACAGTTGAAGTTACAAGACGTAAAAAATGCACTGCGTTAG
- a CDS encoding zinc dependent phospholipase C family protein, producing the protein MHIPRIKPILQMVESITFPIAISVYPWSAEVDETISSGIVIILFYRAYYVKVLIKVGDVMSVVEKTYGNLVRFTLMIINPFKKTIIKTQCKVHIFINMQALEILKNDNFEDAYYFFSDYAVDLNKGVVWADQDLKSIGHFYSPLKERGLYGQRNALSLAEGYYEKAKKYWKQNDINKAMFYLGATVHLIQDMTIPQHANIRLLDNHHQYEKFVQKVYNEADIFKATEGGVYLRSVEEFIRYNAKIAIKVYKKFHCVPQDRERFFRITKYALPLAEKTTAGCFLMFYRDVSRR; encoded by the coding sequence TTGCATATTCCAAGGATAAAGCCAATATTACAAATGGTAGAATCGATTACATTTCCTATTGCCATATCAGTATACCCCTGGAGTGCAGAGGTAGACGAAACCATCAGTTCAGGAATAGTTATAATACTTTTTTACAGGGCATACTATGTAAAGGTATTGATAAAAGTAGGTGATGTAATGAGTGTAGTAGAAAAAACATATGGCAACCTGGTCAGATTTACGTTAATGATTATCAATCCTTTTAAAAAAACAATCATTAAAACTCAATGCAAGGTGCACATATTTATTAATATGCAGGCGTTAGAGATACTTAAAAATGATAATTTTGAAGATGCATATTATTTTTTTTCCGACTATGCTGTTGACTTAAATAAAGGTGTCGTGTGGGCAGACCAGGACCTTAAAAGTATCGGACATTTCTACAGTCCTTTGAAGGAACGGGGTTTGTATGGACAACGTAATGCGTTATCATTAGCGGAAGGTTATTACGAAAAGGCAAAAAAATACTGGAAACAAAATGATATCAACAAGGCAATGTTTTATCTTGGAGCAACTGTCCATCTTATCCAGGATATGACCATACCCCAGCATGCAAATATCCGGCTTTTGGACAATCACCATCAATATGAGAAATTTGTACAAAAGGTTTATAATGAAGCAGATATATTTAAAGCTACGGAGGGAGGAGTATATCTTAGAAGTGTAGAAGAATTTATAAGATACAATGCCAAAATAGCTATAAAGGTATATAAAAAATTCCACTGTGTTCCCCAGGACAGAGAAAGATTTTTCCGCATAACCAAATACGCACTCCCATTAGCTGAAAAGACAACAGCAGGGTGCTTTTTAATGTTCTACCGTGATGTAAGCAGGAGATGA
- a CDS encoding helix-turn-helix transcriptional regulator — protein sequence MKIIEIVQKHQPITGNDIADRLGCTKPTIRADLSLLTRSGILDAKPNVGYILNHKPADNPHDFSLFRAKVKDVKSPAVYVEEECSIHDAIVKIFLKDAGTIFVVNANGYLSGVVSRKDFLKSIMGNMNIHNVPVGVIMTRMPNIIHTHDEETVLQAAMKIMEHKIDSMPVVEEVGNNLYKITGRISKTTISKVFVEIGKNSGEWGVGSEE from the coding sequence ATGAAAATTATTGAAATAGTACAAAAGCATCAACCTATTACAGGAAATGATATTGCTGATAGACTGGGATGTACGAAACCAACCATCCGGGCTGACCTAAGTTTACTAACCCGTTCAGGTATCCTGGATGCCAAGCCTAATGTGGGATATATTTTAAATCATAAACCGGCAGATAATCCTCATGATTTTAGTTTATTTCGTGCAAAAGTTAAGGATGTAAAATCTCCGGCCGTTTATGTGGAAGAGGAGTGTTCCATACACGATGCAATTGTAAAAATATTTTTAAAAGACGCAGGCACTATTTTTGTAGTAAATGCTAACGGGTATCTGAGCGGTGTAGTTTCCCGGAAAGATTTCCTGAAAAGTATAATGGGCAATATGAATATCCACAACGTTCCTGTAGGCGTCATCATGACCAGAATGCCTAATATCATACATACACATGATGAGGAAACAGTGCTGCAAGCAGCAATGAAAATAATGGAGCATAAAATTGACAGCATGCCGGTTGTTGAAGAAGTAGGAAACAATTTATATAAAATTACAGGTAGAATATCCAAAACCACTATATCGAAAGTATTTGTTGAAATAGGAAAAAATAGTGGGGAGTGGGGAGTGGGGAGTGAGGAGTAA
- a CDS encoding peptidoglycan-binding protein, whose product MKFSLKLTACTFAIAAGIILSSSATFAATLLKTGSQGSEVSKLQQALKNEGYYSYHVTGYYGSITQNAVMSFQKANGLITDGIAGPQTLAQLYNIVLKIGSSGNEVTQLQQTLRSKGYFNGPVTGYYGSITQNAVIVFQRDHGLTVDGIAGPQTLGKLYGKNTASTNNRNMSEDIYWLARIIQAEAGGESYKGKVAVGNVVMNRVKSSLFPNTVKGVIFEYYKGIPMFSPVADGTIYNTPSQESIDAAYAAYNGEKPVGNATYFFNPDKAAGSWIVKNKTYVGRIGGHAFYA is encoded by the coding sequence ATGAAATTTTCATTAAAATTGACAGCATGTACTTTTGCAATAGCAGCAGGGATAATATTATCTTCCTCCGCTACCTTTGCTGCAACTCTTTTAAAAACCGGGTCACAAGGTAGCGAAGTATCAAAACTGCAGCAGGCATTAAAAAACGAGGGTTATTATTCTTATCATGTAACAGGCTACTATGGTTCTATTACCCAAAATGCCGTAATGTCGTTCCAAAAAGCAAATGGACTTATAACAGATGGAATTGCAGGACCTCAAACTTTAGCACAACTATATAATATCGTTTTAAAAATAGGCAGCTCCGGCAATGAAGTAACCCAACTGCAACAAACCCTTAGATCCAAAGGGTACTTTAACGGACCTGTAACAGGGTACTACGGTTCTATTACCCAAAATGCTGTTATTGTTTTTCAGCGTGACCACGGATTGACTGTAGACGGTATTGCAGGACCTCAAACCCTTGGTAAACTATATGGCAAAAATACTGCATCAACTAATAATCGTAATATGTCAGAAGATATATACTGGCTTGCCAGAATCATTCAGGCCGAAGCAGGCGGAGAATCTTATAAGGGTAAAGTAGCAGTAGGGAATGTTGTTATGAACAGGGTAAAATCATCCCTTTTTCCTAATACGGTAAAAGGAGTTATCTTTGAATACTATAAGGGTATCCCTATGTTTAGCCCTGTTGCAGACGGTACCATTTATAACACACCAAGCCAGGAAAGTATTGATGCGGCCTATGCTGCTTATAACGGCGAAAAACCGGTAGGCAACGCAACTTATTTCTTTAATCCTGATAAAGCTGCCGGCTCATGGATTGTAAAAAATAAAACCTATGTTGGCCGAATCGGCGGACATGCTTTCTACGCATAA
- a CDS encoding Mur ligase family protein — protein sequence MNYIRKLFAIWAAKAAIIASKLLGKKGSSGPGNIALKIYPNILKDLASRVKKEILIVCGTNGKTTTNNMVYNLLTANGYSVVCNRVGANMLEGIVTAFVNSATLWGSLDADYASIEVDEASAVKIFDHLSPSKIIITNLFRDQLDRYGEIDITIKLLNQALKKVPEASLILNGDDPLTARFGHNTDRKCYFFGIDQNLNISLNETKEGRFCTFCGEELQYNYYHYSQLGDFFCPSCGFKRPSLDFKAFDVHLEDGLQFEVAYDCSTASFNLNYKGFYNIYNILASMSAATLLGIDIHTINNVLSRYKPQIGRMETFHLGKPVIFNLSKNPAGFNQAISAVLQDPRTKDIMVVINDNAQDGKDISWIWDVDFERFVTPNIKSYIASGIRKEDVAVRFKYAGIDEDNVTIQGDIRSAIIDLVNRSGEVCYILVNYTALFSTQNILKSLEKSGEYK from the coding sequence ATGAATTACATACGAAAATTGTTTGCAATATGGGCCGCAAAAGCTGCAATTATAGCAAGCAAATTGTTGGGTAAAAAAGGTTCTTCCGGCCCGGGAAATATTGCACTTAAAATATATCCAAATATTCTAAAGGATTTAGCCTCAAGGGTAAAAAAAGAAATACTGATTGTTTGTGGAACCAATGGAAAAACCACGACAAACAACATGGTATATAACTTATTAACTGCCAATGGCTACAGCGTAGTATGCAACAGGGTAGGCGCCAATATGCTGGAAGGGATTGTTACAGCCTTTGTTAATTCCGCTACCCTATGGGGTAGTCTGGATGCAGATTATGCATCTATTGAGGTGGACGAAGCATCGGCGGTGAAAATTTTTGACCACCTTTCTCCTTCAAAAATCATCATTACAAATTTATTTAGAGATCAACTGGACCGATATGGCGAAATAGATATCACAATAAAGCTCTTGAATCAAGCTTTAAAAAAAGTTCCGGAAGCCAGCCTTATATTAAATGGAGATGATCCTCTTACAGCCCGTTTTGGTCATAATACTGATAGAAAGTGTTACTTTTTTGGGATAGATCAGAATTTGAATATTAGTCTGAATGAAACAAAAGAAGGCCGCTTTTGTACCTTTTGTGGTGAAGAGCTACAGTACAACTACTACCACTACAGCCAACTGGGTGACTTTTTTTGTCCTTCCTGCGGTTTTAAACGTCCTTCCCTTGACTTTAAGGCCTTCGACGTGCATCTTGAGGACGGGCTGCAGTTTGAAGTAGCTTATGATTGCTCTACTGCTTCGTTTAACTTGAATTATAAGGGATTTTATAATATATATAATATCCTTGCATCCATGTCGGCAGCAACCTTACTTGGTATTGATATTCATACCATCAACAATGTATTAAGCCGCTATAAACCGCAGATAGGCCGTATGGAAACCTTTCACCTGGGTAAACCGGTTATATTTAACCTGTCTAAAAACCCTGCAGGTTTTAATCAGGCTATTTCCGCCGTACTCCAGGACCCTCGTACAAAAGATATAATGGTGGTTATCAATGACAATGCCCAGGATGGTAAAGATATCTCATGGATATGGGATGTAGATTTTGAAAGGTTTGTAACACCAAACATTAAAAGCTATATTGCCTCAGGAATCAGAAAGGAAGATGTAGCAGTACGGTTTAAGTATGCAGGCATTGATGAAGATAATGTTACGATACAAGGAGATATAAGGTCGGCAATTATTGATCTAGTGAACCGCAGTGGTGAAGTATGCTATATATTGGTAAATTATACTGCCCTTTTTAGTACGCAGAATATATTGAAATCCCTTGAGAAAAGTGGAGAATATAAGTAA
- a CDS encoding rubredoxin-like domain-containing protein, whose protein sequence is MKKLFKCAVCGYVHEGEEAAEVCPKCGAPQEKFVELSKEDADKIYNSDRTNDIHMEIILLARKIAQLCEEGIKLNLDPACVAAFTKAKDEAWVIKQRCKAEIEGHMKKGKW, encoded by the coding sequence ATGAAAAAATTATTTAAGTGTGCTGTTTGCGGATATGTCCATGAGGGAGAAGAAGCGGCTGAAGTTTGTCCAAAGTGCGGTGCACCTCAAGAAAAATTTGTAGAACTCAGTAAGGAAGATGCTGATAAAATTTATAACTCTGACAGGACAAATGACATACATATGGAAATCATTCTACTGGCCAGAAAGATTGCCCAATTGTGTGAAGAAGGTATAAAGCTTAATTTAGATCCAGCTTGTGTAGCGGCATTTACAAAGGCAAAGGATGAAGCGTGGGTAATTAAGCAGAGATGTAAAGCAGAGATTGAGGGGCATATGAAGAAAGGGAAATGGTAA
- a CDS encoding 6-phosphofructokinase — protein sequence MYQLSGNCLIGQSGGPTSAINASLCGIVEQALKSKVIKSVYGAINGIEGVLKRQIFDFGSQVKTQEDFKLLKTTPAAYLGSCRYKLPAVNADAEIYERIFEVFTEYDIRYFFYIGGNDSMDTVMKLSEYAKKISYPINIIGVPKTIDNDLVGTDHTPGFGSAAKFIATTVLEIARDSNVYDLDSVTIIEIMGRNAGWLTAASALARSEYNSSPDLIYLPEVPFSIDNFIEDIKIVQKQKRNVIIAVSEGIKNVFGEYICEAVSNGLTDVFGHKSLGGTAKVLENCVRNRLRCKVRSIELNILQRCAMHMASKTDLDEAYQIGQEAVKAAENGCTGKMMVFKRDMGPEYKISIDSIDIHKIANAEKKVPREWISEQGNDISQELINYIKPLIVGEPELTMRDGLPVYLVLDTTPFSPKEREKAV from the coding sequence ATGTATCAGTTATCCGGCAACTGTCTAATCGGGCAATCCGGAGGACCGACTTCGGCAATTAATGCCAGTTTATGCGGCATCGTAGAGCAAGCTCTTAAAAGTAAAGTCATCAAAAGCGTATATGGTGCTATTAATGGCATCGAAGGGGTTTTGAAAAGACAGATATTTGACTTTGGTTCACAGGTTAAAACCCAGGAGGATTTCAAACTTTTGAAAACTACTCCTGCTGCGTATCTCGGTTCATGCCGTTACAAACTGCCTGCAGTGAATGCAGATGCAGAAATTTATGAAAGGATATTTGAAGTTTTTACTGAATATGATATTCGTTATTTCTTCTACATAGGCGGAAATGATTCTATGGATACGGTAATGAAACTTTCGGAATATGCAAAAAAGATATCCTACCCAATCAACATCATTGGTGTTCCTAAAACAATAGATAACGACCTGGTAGGTACGGATCACACTCCTGGCTTTGGGTCTGCAGCTAAGTTCATTGCTACAACGGTTTTGGAAATTGCCCGGGATAGCAATGTATATGACCTTGATTCTGTAACAATCATAGAAATCATGGGTAGAAATGCAGGATGGCTTACAGCTGCTTCTGCACTTGCACGTTCTGAATACAACTCAAGTCCTGATCTAATATATTTACCTGAAGTACCTTTTTCTATTGATAATTTTATTGAAGACATTAAAATTGTCCAAAAGCAAAAACGAAACGTTATTATTGCTGTATCTGAAGGGATAAAAAATGTTTTTGGCGAGTATATTTGTGAAGCTGTAAGCAATGGTTTAACGGATGTATTTGGACATAAATCCCTGGGAGGAACTGCAAAGGTTCTGGAAAACTGTGTAAGAAACAGACTTCGCTGTAAAGTTCGATCTATCGAATTGAATATTCTTCAAAGATGTGCTATGCATATGGCATCCAAAACAGACCTGGATGAAGCCTATCAAATAGGACAGGAAGCAGTAAAGGCAGCAGAAAACGGCTGTACCGGCAAAATGATGGTATTTAAAAGGGATATGGGGCCGGAATATAAAATTTCTATTGATAGTATAGACATTCATAAAATTGCAAATGCAGAAAAAAAAGTTCCCAGAGAGTGGATAAGTGAACAGGGAAATGATATTAGCCAGGAATTAATAAATTATATCAAACCACTCATCGTCGGAGAACCTGAACTAACAATGCGTGATGGACTTCCGGTATACCTTGTGTTAGATACTACTCCGTTTAGTCCTAAAGAAAGGGAAAAGGCAGTATAA
- a CDS encoding cupin domain-containing protein produces MNKIITKTMSLEEAKKLGIDSWNRWECEPSIFDWQYPEQETAYVFEGDVIVKTSDQEVHITNGMLVSFPKGLKCTWEVRKTIKKAYTFNFSIE; encoded by the coding sequence ATGAATAAAATTATTACCAAAACGATGAGTCTTGAGGAAGCCAAAAAACTTGGTATTGATTCCTGGAATCGTTGGGAATGTGAACCCAGCATATTTGATTGGCAGTATCCCGAACAGGAAACAGCATATGTATTTGAAGGAGATGTCATTGTAAAGACGTCTGATCAGGAGGTACATATTACAAATGGAATGCTTGTATCCTTTCCTAAAGGACTAAAATGTACCTGGGAAGTAAGGAAGACTATCAAAAAAGCGTATACCTTTAATTTTAGCATTGAATAG
- a CDS encoding toprim domain-containing protein, with product MIKIKEAIIVEGTYDKIKLGQIVDATIITTNGFSIFKDRSKMELIKKLAEKTGIVVLTDSDRAGFMIRNYIKQCIPAQYVKHAYIPEIKGIEKRKTIPGKEGLLGVEGVKSMLIREALKNAGCVVEDEDEITPEGRRITKVDLYDDGLIGKTNSCELRKKLTDRLSLPSRISTNALVDVLNKLYNYAQYKKVIKDLDRD from the coding sequence ATGATTAAAATAAAAGAAGCCATTATTGTTGAAGGAACTTATGACAAAATAAAGCTAGGGCAGATAGTAGATGCAACCATTATTACTACCAACGGTTTCAGCATATTCAAGGACAGAAGCAAGATGGAACTTATTAAAAAGCTTGCAGAAAAAACAGGGATTGTCGTTCTTACTGATTCTGACCGTGCAGGTTTTATGATTAGAAATTATATAAAACAATGTATACCGGCCCAATATGTAAAACACGCCTACATTCCGGAAATAAAAGGTATAGAGAAAAGAAAGACTATTCCGGGAAAAGAAGGACTGCTGGGCGTCGAAGGCGTAAAAAGCATGCTTATCCGGGAAGCATTAAAGAATGCAGGCTGTGTTGTGGAAGATGAAGATGAAATTACTCCTGAAGGCAGGAGGATTACCAAGGTGGACCTTTATGATGATGGATTAATAGGTAAAACAAATAGCTGCGAATTAAGGAAAAAGTTGACTGACAGGTTAAGCCTGCCTTCTAGAATTTCTACCAATGCCCTGGTGGATGTGCTTAATAAATTATATAACTATGCACAATATAAGAAAGTTATAAAAGATTTAGATAGAGATTGA
- a CDS encoding phosphopentomutase, with amino-acid sequence MNRVVLIVLDSVGIGELPDAADYGDVGSNTVGNIVKAFNGINIPNMCELGMGKIEGIDYLPVPKDIKGSFGRMAELSKGKDTTTGHWEISGIRLEQEFPIYPQGFPPEVINEFKKQIETEILGNYPASGTEIIKELGEKHMQTGYPIVYTSADSVFQIAAHEEVIPVDRLYKICEIARKILKGPHAVGRVIARPFVGEPGNFTRTKNRKDFSLEPTGTTILDKLKEAGYDVMAVGKIEDIFAGKGITYAVHTSDNMDGIDQTLRLIKEDNRGLIFTNLVDFDMVYGHRNNAEGYKEALESVDNRLPEIMQVMKDTDLLIITADHGCDPTTESTDHSREYVPVLLYGKSIKAGVNIGTRKTFSDMAATIAEVFNIRHDFGATSFLNAIKN; translated from the coding sequence ATCAATCGAGTAGTACTAATCGTCCTCGACAGTGTAGGAATTGGTGAACTTCCCGATGCTGCAGACTACGGTGATGTGGGAAGTAATACAGTAGGAAATATAGTGAAAGCCTTTAATGGAATCAATATTCCTAATATGTGTGAATTGGGAATGGGGAAGATAGAAGGTATAGACTATTTGCCGGTACCTAAGGACATCAAAGGCAGTTTTGGCAGGATGGCAGAGCTTTCAAAGGGTAAGGATACAACAACCGGGCACTGGGAAATCTCCGGCATAAGGCTGGAACAGGAATTTCCCATATATCCTCAAGGCTTCCCGCCGGAAGTTATAAACGAATTTAAAAAGCAGATAGAAACAGAGATACTGGGTAATTATCCGGCTTCAGGTACCGAGATTATAAAAGAGCTGGGAGAAAAACACATGCAGACCGGGTACCCTATTGTATACACTTCTGCAGACAGTGTATTTCAAATTGCAGCTCATGAAGAAGTTATACCGGTGGATAGGCTTTATAAAATATGTGAAATAGCAAGGAAAATATTAAAAGGACCACATGCGGTAGGCAGGGTTATTGCGAGGCCCTTTGTGGGAGAACCGGGTAATTTTACAAGGACCAAAAATAGAAAGGATTTCTCACTTGAGCCTACCGGGACAACTATACTGGATAAACTGAAGGAAGCAGGCTATGATGTAATGGCAGTAGGTAAAATTGAAGATATTTTTGCAGGCAAAGGTATTACCTATGCTGTGCATACATCAGATAATATGGATGGAATAGACCAAACACTGCGGTTAATAAAAGAAGACAACAGAGGACTTATTTTTACCAATCTTGTAGATTTTGATATGGTGTACGGCCACAGGAACAATGCGGAAGGATATAAAGAAGCATTGGAATCGGTAGATAACCGGTTGCCGGAAATCATGCAGGTGATGAAAGATACGGATCTTTTAATCATTACTGCAGACCACGGCTGCGATCCAACTACCGAAAGCACCGACCATTCCAGGGAATATGTACCTGTATTATTATATGGGAAAAGTATAAAAGCAGGAGTTAATATAGGGACACGAAAGACTTTTTCAGATATGGCAGCGACCATTGCGGAGGTATTTAATATCCGGCATGATTTTGGAGCAACAAGCTTTCTAAATGCAATCAAAAATTAG
- a CDS encoding type 1 glutamine amidotransferase produces the protein MSNFKLTIGHLYPDLLNLYGDRGNIIALKKRCEWRGIDVEIKEFKLHDDIDFGTLNIVFLGGGSDREQLLVCNRLKEIKADINRYVDDNGVIVAICGGYQLLGHYYKLKNETIEGLSVLDIYTEIGNTRLIGNVVIECNFLGEPVKVVGFENHGGRTHINAHQPFGSVKYGYGNNGIDGYEGVIYKNVIGTYLHGPLFPKNPTLTDFILSKALKRAYPNTFTRLQPLDDSVEIRARDYIVNRFLSK, from the coding sequence ATGAGTAACTTTAAATTAACCATCGGGCATCTATATCCCGATCTACTTAATTTATATGGTGATAGAGGAAACATCATCGCCCTGAAAAAAAGATGTGAATGGCGTGGAATAGACGTTGAAATAAAAGAGTTTAAACTTCATGATGATATTGACTTCGGTACACTTAATATTGTATTTTTAGGCGGCGGCTCAGATAGGGAGCAGCTGCTGGTATGTAACCGTTTGAAAGAGATTAAAGCTGATATCAACCGCTATGTTGATGATAATGGAGTAATAGTTGCCATTTGTGGAGGATACCAGCTGTTAGGACATTATTATAAACTAAAGAACGAAACGATTGAAGGCCTGTCTGTATTGGACATCTATACCGAGATAGGCAATACCCGGCTCATAGGTAATGTTGTCATCGAATGTAACTTCCTGGGGGAACCTGTTAAGGTTGTAGGTTTTGAAAATCACGGCGGAAGGACCCATATTAATGCACACCAACCTTTTGGTTCTGTGAAATATGGATATGGCAATAATGGTATTGACGGATATGAGGGTGTAATCTATAAAAATGTAATTGGGACTTATCTTCATGGCCCCTTGTTTCCAAAAAATCCAACATTAACTGACTTCATTTTATCTAAGGCACTAAAAAGGGCTTATCCGAATACCTTTACCCGGTTACAGCCTCTGGATGATTCTGTAGAAATAAGGGCCAGGGATTATATTGTCAATAGATTTCTATCCAAATAA